The Prionailurus bengalensis isolate Pbe53 chromosome C2, Fcat_Pben_1.1_paternal_pri, whole genome shotgun sequence DNA segment GCTTTGTGTTCTAATAACTCAGCTAAATTCACCAGGCTtccatacaaaaataaagaaatctttaaaacaaatagtCCCACCACCACCTTAAAATTTCcctcattttcaaaaagaaaatgtaatacttttgttataaatattttcctataacTGATCTAGGTCCTTTAGACATCCCGTTAAACACTTTGGTTAAATGTTTGGTTCTTATTTTGACTGTTAATTTGATTAACTATGATTATAGTCTTTTAATTTTACATCATACTTTTAAATAGCATGAACTATTAGTTCCAATATGTACTTGGCTTACAATTACATTTCTGCTATGATAACAAATTATTACAGTTCAATATAGTGTGTGAGAAGGATTAACATCCTAACCTTCTGCAAAGTCcaatgaaatatcttttttttctaacttatttttttaacatttatttatttgagacagagacagagagcatgagcgggggaggggcagagagagagagagagacacagaatcctaagcaggctctaggctctgagccatcagcacagagcccaatgtggggctcaaactcttaaaccatgagatcatgacctgagccgaagtcagatgcccaactgactgagccacccaggcgctctggtcCAatgaaatatctttgaaaataatgCCAAGGATATTGAGTTGTATCACATTTCATAGACTCACAATAAATGAAactataaatgaataattatgtCATACACAAGTctgaaagcaaaattttaaagaaatgcttatAATTCAAATAGTGGTGAGGAATCCAAAGCAAGAGCAGAGTGGAACATATGAGTCACTGACAACCACCCCAAAGCCAATGGCTTTTTGGAGTAACTCAGAATGTTCTTACACAGGTCAGGTGTTTGCATATGAATAAAACCACTCTGTGGGTGTAATCAACTTTATAAGTTAAAGAAACATATTGGAAAACTGTCAGTGCATATAATATTCACTCAGGATCTAATTAGAGAGGCCTTTGAAAATGGAGCCAAGGAAATTGAATTGTAGTCCAAATAAGATTGACATTtgtgtaataaatatttcatgttctttcttAAAAAGCTGTTAATATACagcaagacaagaaaaataaaagccaaaagatCTTACCATAATAAAATTCTCCTTGTTGATACATCATTGGAATTTGGACTTCACTTTCATCATCTTTAGTGAAGGAAAAGGTTCTAGTATTTTCAGGTCTAAATTGTGACTTCCAGTTCCCCTTGAAATAGACAGCATTGATGAGTGCCAAATGAGTGCCAGCATCAAAATCCCTTGGGGATACCAAATCTTTCAAGAGATCTGTGCAGGAAAAAGTGGAGAGATGAAAATTCATATTAAATCTGAAGGTGAAAGGAGACCAAAAGATTACCAAACTACCGTCTGATAGAGTAATCCAGAAAAACTGTATACCATTaccaaatttataataaaaattgaaagtatcTTGCATTtgggatgcgtgggtggctcagtcagttaagcatctgactcttgatttccgctcaggtgatgatctcatggttcatgagtttgagcccttcgtcagaatctgcactgccagcagagCCTGggactctttctgtctctctctgcccctcccctgctctctctctctctctttctcaaaataaataaataaacattaaaaaaagaaggaagtatcttgctttcaaaggaaaaatgttaaGCAAGCAAGCGAGTGCGCGTGTCCgcgcacacaacacacacacacacacacacacacacacacacacacagttacagATTAAGGGATCTAAAACATTCACACCACCTAAAATAAAACTGGTAGGATCCTGACACTTGAAGAAACTACGGAACCACATACAACAGAATCTCAGGTTTTACCACTTTCTAGTTGCAGTGATGCATGTAAAACTCTTAACATAAGAGTAAGCACTCAATGATCATTTCAGAGTTCATTCTTAAAGAACATACACGATTAAAATGTCATCCAATTCAAAATTTCCCCCCATAAACACTGGATATCTTTCTACCAAATATAACAACTGCATTCAACTAGGTGAAAACAGATGAGTGAAAACCTATCATTTCTATCATTTGAAATGTTCCTTTAGAAATCTATTTtcaagtaatctgtacacccaacgtggggctcaaactcacaaccccaagatcaagagtcacatgctctaccagctgagccagccagatgctctaagattagaaacaaatattaaaataaacttatcGCTTTCtacttctccatttatttgggttTAAAATGGGCcgctcttttaaaaagaaatcctatagTTCTGTCACTTAAAAGCCAAACCCTGATTTTTAGCTCtcccttattttctattttaaatatattgttaagaGGGCCACCAACTGCCATCCTAACTGCTCTCTAACTCATTAAATAAGTTAGCTCAAACAAAGTTCCACACAGTGGTTAAGATTACCATACAGAGGAAACCCGTTATTGGAGAACACAGATTTCAGACTGATATATCAATAGTGCCAAGATTCTTTACATGCCAAATGATTTAAGTTCTTTCATAAATGCTTATTCATATGTAATGCTTCTAAAAAGACTATAATCTATATGAAATAATTATCAGATACTCAACTCAATGctatctttcaaaaattcaaATGGAGTGAGGGGGCAAGTAATTTCAGAAGTAAAAGAGAGTTAAAACTAAACtattagagaaagaaaggaaccaaATGACATACTATTTGTGTTATTCTCCACCCACTTATTGATATGGTTGGCCACAGCTATATTTTGACTGAAGTCCACATGATTTACTTCTGCATGAAAATACTTTTTCAGCATTTGCAAAAATTCCTCATTGACATGAAATCCATTTTGCACAAAGAGGGAATTGGCAATTTTCATCACATACTGGCTCTCTTTAGCAGTTACCATGTTAGAAAAATCCTTCAAGAAGGAAAATTCGTCACCTGAAAAATGACAAAGGATAAGTTTATTAGTGGAACAAACACAGTGAACGATCACGGGGAGTGGAGAAGCACTGAAACACAGCAAGGGAGATTGATGGAACTTGGAGCCCAAGGGAAGAGCACTAACTTGTTCCCTACACAGACGTGATTAGGAGGCTCCGGTATTTGTGCTACTTCCGGATTTTCAAATTAACTTTTAGTATTATCAACCGGCATTAGTTTTCACTTTCATTGATACCTTGGTAGAATCTATAGATTTTGGGGGGTTATTTCCTTTCAGGGTACTTAGGTTTATTTTCATTACATTGGTCTTCGTTTTATAATTATCAGGAAAAAGGATTAAGTTTAATTacttagtttaaaaattaaaatagtcctTGAAACTTTACTTTCACTAGACTTTTTTTTACCTAATAACGAGAAAAATCTATTCGAAATTATTGAGTTCTCAACTTTTTAATGAGTCAGTTCTCAtgcatattaaaaacattaaaataaaaatcatacatcCTGTCAAAGTGATTTCAAAACAGCTTTTGGCTAAAAACTTTCCCCAATACATAACATTTTCAtaacaataaaacatttcaagGAATTCTCGATgctcctttaaaaatgaagacgCAATTGGTTTTAAGCAAAAATTTCTGATATTCTTAGAGGATGatgttgcttttctttatagcaGTTCTCATAGTTATAAATTTTCACTTATTCAGGTGATAATTGATTAATACACGTCTCTCCCTCTGGACTGGAAACTCATTAAGAATCATGTGTGCTTTTATTTATCACAATGAGGCTTActgaaataatactaataaaatatacaatttccTTAGATTAACTCAGCTAAAGGTGGAGCCAGGAATTAATACTTTTCTTGGGTTTCCTAATGGTTCTCCTAGCCATACCGTCTCAGTGACATCACTTTCTCACATCATGTAAATACTGCAGCCTGTAGCATAAGACAGCATAACTGAGTTGACAGTTAAAGTCAAACCACCTTGAAAATGTAAACCTAAGCACACTCACCATCTTTCAGGCTGTCATATCCCATCGAATGACGGATTTCTTTCAGGGTAGACCCTTGGGCCCCAAGTTCCATCATTCCCATAGCGAAGGTAACACTCAgtggagagaaaagaatattttcatcttctcCAGTGGCTCGAAGACGGTTATACATATTCACTGACAACTCGGCAATGGTTTCATCAGGGAAAGTGGCCCCTAAAGCCAAACTTTGCAGAACCAGCAAAGACAAGAGTCCAAGGAAAGCCATGATGGGAGAGTTCAAACCTGAAAAACAGTAGTTTGTGTATTCATCATTAATTATCTCTGAGAAATGGAGTGAAAggtaaaataagtaataattattTCTTGGCAAAGCTATAAAGCAAACCAGGTTTTTAAATGTACACAGTATTAGTATCTCATAACAAAACCCCCTTAAAGGATATGCTGGaagatgctatttttaaaaaggcaattcatagtcaaatgaataaataatattgctAAATTCTGAGGATTTTCTAGGAACAAGGTATTTCCTGGTCCCCACTGTGTACAAGAGTGTATACAGATGCATATATAACGAGGTATTATAGACCATGTTTGATGAGGCTGACTTATCAATTTTTCATATCTTCACCATATATATTTTGGTCATGATTTTGAAACAGTTTACTCTAGCTTACACTAAACTACACAGGTCCagaaaaaaactaatgaaaaccaaaagacatgtacaaggTTTAAGATGAACTAGTGAAGTCAGGTATTTGAAAATAACGCTTTACCCATTTACTTACTACaatgtataaaattaatgcaCCATGCAACTGGGTTGTCAACCGGCAGGAAAAGATCAGACACACACCTGCCACGGGCCCCAGTTTATTCAGCCCAGGCTGCAGAGCCCACAGGAAGTGGTAACCCAGAGAAAAAGCAGGGTCAGCACATCCTTATGCACTTTCCCTTTGTACATTGGCTTCTATGAGGCGGCTGCGCCCAGTGACAATCTCGGGGCAGAGGAGCCTTCTACAATACTGTCCTTTTATACTCAGGTTGATATTACCATTTCAACTTATACAAACTGATGCTTCTATTTAAATGAGTATTTCTAAATATGAGGCTTCTCTGGTTCTTGAACCACATTCTCTCTGGAAGAGAGAGTGTCAGTGCCCAGACAGCTCTAGATAATATTTCTGCCCCTTGGCACTCCAGTATTCCAGCAGCCCTGTCTCCCCACAAACAGCACACAGTGACAAGCACACACCGGGGACAGaatttcctctttccttgtgTTCTCCCGCTTTGTCACTGCAGGCATCTAAAAGCCGAACTGCCTACTGGGACAATCAAGTAGCTTCCTTGTTCacgatcttaaaaaaaaaaaaaaaaaaaaaaatactaaaacaacaTGTACAGTGATACTGAGCAAACACATTTAGAAAATTGTGTTTCAGTTCGCATGGAGCATTAACAGTCCCCTTTACTCAGTTAACGGATGCACACACATTCACCTAAGACTGGTGTGCTTCTGCCAAGCTTCCGAGTCACAACGACCTCATCCCTCCTGCGGTGTTTGAATTCCAACTTCAGAGAACTGCCTACTTAGTTTGTAAGTCCTTCACGTTTCAGGGCTCAGTTTTAGGTATCAGTTTTTTGTCTGAGAAATCCCGAGCACTGCCGCCACCCCTCCACTTTTGTGTGAAGGTTTAGATCACTCTCCTTTGCTTAGGAAGGTAAGGTTCAGCCTGTATGTAAATATGGACTCTCAAAACCCACGCTGTGGGAGACATGATGGCTGCCCGTGGGAGATCAAGTGCACTGCTGTAGAACAGCGGCCAGGGGTGCGTGTGGTGCAGGGACTGAAGCCAGGGGCAGAGAACGCAGCTCCCCTGCTAGCCTATGAACTTGGGCCATCAACGTCAGGCTGCTGTggcatcctttcttccttctgtactCTAGGGAACTCAAAGAAAAGGTGGAAGTAGAATAGGGGAGCTTTGAAGCTCTAGATCTGGATGGAAATTTAGCAGGTACCTCTCTTAGTTGAAAGAGACCTTAAGACATATATGGTATTTAATACGTGGGAGGTATTACCATTCAGTAGAACTTGGAAATATAAGTCAGACTCAAAGGTCTGCTCTTAAACCTAACACTATACTGCTGTCTGATATACCCTGCAAAGACCCAAACCTGGGCCTCATTACTCTCATTGAATGTTATCGAGTATAACGCCAAGAAGTTGAAGTCACTATACGGTAGTGGTATCTGTCATCCAATAGCACAGCTATTTGGAAACCAATGCATTTAACATGAGTATCAAATTTTAggttaataaacatttttccttcatataaaacaaaaccaacctaTTGCCAACCAACAAGCATTCCAGCAAACAAGGCCACGTCTATTATGttcataagcatttttatttccaagTGAATGTACCATGAGATAAATAAGCTAACACATGATGTATGATCTTTGGCAAATCACATGCCTTCTCTCAGTCTTAGCTTCCTCTTTCATGAAATTAAGATGCCAATCCCTACTCCACACtaatattgaagaaataaatgagatagtgtGTGTTTGAAGCACTCATTTTAAGCTACAAGTTATATTAATAATAGCATTATCATTAGAGAATATGTTTCCTAGGTTTGTATATTTGCTAAGTCAAGGAAGAGGCTTTAGAGCCAAAATGAGTATTTTATCATTCATGCTCGCCCATCTAATGCAGCACAATTAGCCATTCATTCAGCCAAGATCAAAAGAGCACCATGAAGTTACCAAAATTTATAAGCACGGGATCTTGTCCTCAAGGAACTCCCATCATTGTACAAAAGCATATAATCAGTTATAGTCCTTACCTTTTTAATAAAAGAGATTCTTTTAAGAATCAGGAGAAGGGTAAATAACCTCTTCAGAAAATGCACGCCTGTGGATAACAGAACATTATTTTCACTGACTAGGATACTCACTGGCCTCAGGAACCCCTGGTCTACATGGCAGATGGGCCAGATGCAGAAAGAAGCAGTGTTTGGTGGACCTGTGGCTCTGCGGTGTATCCTTATGGGGGGAAAGAGATGTCAAAACCACTAATGTATCTCTAGGCTTCTGGAGGTGTCCTGGAAAGAACAGCCATATGTCTGTGAGAGAGGGCTCTTCCCAGGGCAGCGAGCGGCAGCCACTGATTTACATGCGGCTTAAATCAGGAAActctttagtaaatatttaaagagctcTGTTTTGGAAACACACATTTTATCTATAGTTAAGtgatctttccttcttttaaaggcaaaatttCCAGGGTGCAAGAAGAATGACTTCTGTTAGACTGGCCCAGTCTTTCTGATCCTACTTACCCTACCCCTGGTCACTGGCCCTTTCCTGTCTGGTGCCTCTGAACTACTCcttctgaggattttttttttttttttctggggagaagggaagatttttcttcccttcttctacCTTCTCAGTGGGGAGTGTTCTCCATGGATCTATTCTTGGCTCTCTTCTCTTCCGTGTAACGTTCTTCTCCTGTCTGCTGGTGAACTTCTCTCAAAGCAAAGATATTTCAACTATTATCCCTATTCATATTATTCCCAAGTAAGTAAAAGTCTAGccctggctttatttttaatcttaatttctgATGTGCATTGCAAATTATCTTGGGATTGTCTTAGCCTTTGACTCTGGCAGGCACTTCTAATTCAAGGTGGCTCAAACAGGACTCTGTCTTATCAACCAAAAccgttcttttcttttctttctttctttcttccttcctttttgtaattttttaaaaaagttttaatgtttatttacttttgagagagagagagagcatgaacggaggaggggcagagatagagagagggagacacggaatctgaagcaggctccaggccccgagctgtcagcacagagcccagtgcaggtcaaacccaagaaccatgagatcatacctgagccaaagtcggccacttaaccaactgagtcacccaggtccctttctttctttctttctttctttctttctttctttctttctttctttcttccttccttccttccttccttccttccttccttcctccctccctcccttcctccctccctccctccctccctctctctctttctttctttctttctttctccatcaaAGTCTTTGACTCCTTTCAATCTCCCTTTTCCTTATGTTCAATGAGCTGTCAATACTTACTCCATACTGCATTCCCGACACTTCTATCCATTATCCCATAACCATTCCCATGGCCATGGTGGCAGTTCCTCGTAGTGCATTCTCAAGGACCCACCATTTTCAGCCATTCTCTGAAGTCTAGGTTACTGCCCTCTTTAATCCAATGTATGCATTGCCTCCAGATGAATTGTTTTGTTTGTACCATTACGAACAGGTATACTTACAAAATCTTACAAAATCTTACGCTCTTCCTCACGCCCATTAGAGTAAAGCCCAAAATCTTTAGTCTCACTGTAGTGTGATCCAACATGTTTCTACTCACTATTCCCCTTTCAGGGATCCTGCAATTCTTGCCAGACTCCCTTTTGCAATACATATCCCAGAATTTCTCCCTCCTGTTGCTGGCTTGTGTAGTTCTTTCTGGAACTACTTCAACCTGGTTCCATATGTTCATATCCTAACCACTCCTCAAGGTTCTGCTCTACTTCCATTTCCTTCATGAACACCCTCCTGATTCTTCAGTTACAACAACAATTTCCCCCTCCTCTGAAATGTTGGCACATTTCATCTCTATCTCTCCAATAGCACATACCACTGCTTCCTTCCATTACAGATAATTCTGTACACGAGCCAACTCTTTTCCTGGGTTTTCTGAAGGCACAGATGTCAGTGCATTCATCTTTGTATATCTTAAAAGAATCAGAATAAGTACTTAATGATTTACACATAGTAGGtaccaaatatttgttgaactaacATAGCTTGAGATGTAAAGGCTCACAAATGCTGCACgagaaggaaaagcaggagtAGCTGCTGCTTCTAAATTCTCAAAGCTAATTTAATCTTAGTCCACAGGTAGtatctcatttccattttttattccctttgatAAAGTGTTTCCTTATTGAGTCGGAGACGGTCTTTCCAGACTGACAAAGTGGCACTGTCACCAATGCTGGCATAATGCAATGGCTGGACACGGGATGCATTAACAAACAAGCGCACCACCTTGAAAAATCACCAAAGGTGCTACCCAAATGTTACTGTATTAACATTAGTCTACAAAATGCCGGGGCCCCACCATTAATCATAATAATCAACACATTCTAAAACGAATTACTCTTACATGGAGCATTACTTCATAGATTCATTATTTTCAAGCTACTGAATAAAATGCCTTTACATAAAAACAAGGGGCTACACTGCCGGAATAGTAGTTGATTGTGCTGTTGCTAGAAAAGGCAGAAGTAGTTGAGCTATGAATAAATTACCATTAACTCTTGCATCTCTCCTTTATGGTACTAGTGGCCGGATAGGTTGTGGCCCGTGCATGTGTGCATTTTGCTTTAGAAAACACTGCGTTCGAACAGGTCAGGGAATTAAATCTTATAATTGAGGGATGAGTGATCACAGAGCTGAAAGCTAGCACAGtaagaaagacttaaaaaaaatcttccttagtAGTTAATGGTATTTATAGAAAGATGGATTATTCATAAATACAACTTGTTGCCTTTTTTGGATAACccaattatttgaaattaaaaaaatggtttcataATTGCGAACTGAGAAAAACTGAAAGTATTCTTTAGATGGTGAAAAGAATTGCTGAGGAAGATCCTTTCTCCAACAAAAAAACAGCCACAGAAAATAActaaggaaggggtgcctgggtggctcagttggttaagtgtccgacttaggcttaggtcatgatttcacggtttgtgggtttgagccccatgttggctctgtgctgacagctcagagcctggagcctgcttcagatcctgtgtcttcctctctctgaccctcccccactcacactctatctctctctctccaaaataaacatttaaaaaaaaggaagaagatagaaagaaagaaagaaagaaagaaagaaagaaagaaagaaagaaaggaagaaaggaagaaaagaactaaggaaaaaatatctaaagCAAAGAACACTATCTTGAAGCACTCTGACCCATTAATTCTCATATTTTTGcatgtagttattttttaaatgtttttatttattttgagagagagagagagagagagagagagagagagagagagcatgagcaggggaggggcagagagagagagagagagggagagagagaatcccaagcaggctccatgcccagagttGGCGCTGGATGTGTGGAGATTGAtcctacaaccatgagatcatgacctgagcagaaatcaagagtaggatgcttaaccaatgagccatccaggcaccccacatgtaGTTGTATTACACTGGGATAGGGGCaaaacagttttataaaaataatgcctcttacaattacataaaagaatgaatgtatCAGTCAcatataagaataaatatttcatcatGAAAAGAAGACCGTTCTTCAAAGTGGATATGTTTGAATTCATggtttcactaattttttttttcttttctcccccctcccaccatcccCCCCCGGCAGGGTTAGCACTGGGTGTTTGGAAACCACTGCTCTGTTTGGTTAGTTCTAGTTCACTTGGTGGAATTTGGAACGGAAATTTGGAATTGTTCTCTGATTCACTAAGAGAAAGGGCTGACCTAGATCAGCAGCAATGAAGCTGGAAAATTTGTCAAAGAAtttgtcacacacaaaaaaaggagtCATTACCTTGTGAAACAATCCATATTTTACCAACCTATAATTTAGCAAATTTCCTCAACTGTAACATGCGTAATGTTCGTCTCCACCCTCAATGTTAACTCTTCTGAAATTAGAATAAATCTTATAATCAATGTCCAAAGAAACCAGCCAGTCCTCAGATGCAAAGCTGTGCCACTGTGGTCATTTCCTGCCTAAGTGTCATCGCCTGAATAAGTGTAAACTTTCAGCTACTTTTTTATCCTTGTTTTCTCAGTCGACTTGTTTTCTTTGGTGGTGCCTCCCACAGTTGAGTTTTAGCTTAAACTTGGAGGCAGAATTATCTTCAATAGCACTGTACTGTATGGCAGAAAAGGAGCCACggaggcagagaacagagaagaggATGTAGATTTACTATAAGTGATGCAAGCATTTACCACTCGAGAAATGAACTGGCTGATTTTCTTGTGAAACAGCAGCCAAACGTTTTACAAAGGATTCACGAATATAAGACCCATGTAAGTAAATGATTTGTGCAAGTGGATATATCTCTTGTCCTCGGGATATGTACAAAAGAACGGTCTGTCGGATGCCAAGCAGCACAATTAGAGGCAGAAGAATGTGCCAAATCTCTCAATATAAATCATAGTATTTTCAAAGCCAGGAAAGGTGAATGACACATGCATACTTTGTGGAGGACTGTTGCTCAAGTGCTAGGCTGTCAATAGCTTCCTGATAACTTTCAAATTAGTTGTATAGATGTGTGGAGGGTGT contains these protein-coding regions:
- the SERPINI1 gene encoding neuroserpin encodes the protein MAFLGLLSLLVLQSLALGATFPDETIAELSVNMYNRLRATGEDENILFSPLSVTFAMGMMELGAQGSTLKEIRHSMGYDSLKDGDEFSFLKDFSNMVTAKESQYVMKIANSLFVQNGFHVNEEFLQMLKKYFHAEVNHVDFSQNIAVANHINKWVENNTNNLLKDLVSPRDFDAGTHLALINAVYFKGNWKSQFRPENTRTFSFTKDDESEVQIPMMYQQGEFYYGEFSDGSNEAGGIYQVLEIPYEGEEISMMLVLSRQEVPLATLEPLVKAQLIEEWANSVKKQKVEVYLPRFTVEQEIDLKDVLKALGITEVFIKNANLTALSDNKEIFLSKAIHKSFIEVNEEGSEAAAASGMIAISRMAVLYPQVIVDHPFFFLIRNRRTGTVLFMGRVMHPETMNTSGHDFEEL